The Candidatus Glassbacteria bacterium DNA window CGATTCCGATCGGCGCTCGCGGGATTGCGATGGGAAGTGCTTACTCCGCAATCGCGGATGACATCACCGCAATCTGGTGGAACCCGGCCGGACTGGGATTCCTCCAGAATAGCGAAGTGATGATGACGTTAGTCGATTATACTCTCGACATCACCTACAGCTACGGTGCGTTCGCCACACCGGTTGCTGACGGACGGGTTGTTATCGGAGCATTTTTCGGCTACCTGGATGTTCCCGACATGGAGATCACCACGGTCAGCAGGCCGGATGGAACCGGCCAGTTCTTCAACGCCTACGACTTCCAGATGGGCGGCTCCGTGGCCCTCAACCTGTCCGATCGGTTTACCGCCGGTGTGAACATGAAGTTCATCCACCAGGACGTTTACAGCAACACCGGTGGCGGCGCCATGGCGTGGGACGTCGGCGCGATCTACCACACCGAGCTGGCTGACAAGGAAATCAAGTTCGCCGTCTCGATCCAGAACCTGGGTACGAACATCAAGATGGCAGGCTCTAACCTGACGCGGTTCATCGGTCCCGAGGACCGGGGCGGACTGTCCCCCGATGGCTACACTGATTACTCGACTGACAAGCTGGCCATCTCCCGCCGGAACGACCGCGAGGCTGATCTTCGGACCCACACTTACCGCCTGCCTACGTCGGTGAAAATCGCCCTCGGTTACAATCTGGTAACCACGGAGAACGCCAACTGGCTGGCTACCGCTGAAATCTGGCGTCCGAACAACATTCCGATGACCTACGCCGCCGGTACAGAGGTGTCCTTCGCCTTCAACCCGGTTATCTCGGCAGCGTTGCGCGCCGGCTGGAAGATCCAGAACGACGAGTACACCGAGGGCCAGGATGAGTTCGGTTACAGCTACTTCGGCGATGACCCGACTTTCCGCGGCTTGAGCTTCGGTGGCGGTATCAAGCGTACTTTCGGCAGCAGGTTTGTCGAATTCAGCTACGCCTATCGCAACAAGGGACGCCTGTCGGCTGACAACTTCTTCACCGTCAGCTTCGGCTTCTAGTCCCCTGGCGACAGGATGCAGCAACAAAAAACCCCCCTCCCATGCGGGAGGGGGGTTTTTTGTTGCTCTTCCGGACTGGCGTTCGCTCCGGCTGTCAGGTCAGGCTATCCCAACACCTCGTCCATGGTCACCTGACGGCCGCCCTCGAGCGAGCTGTTGTATAGCATCAAAGCTGCCAGCGAAGTCAGCCGGGTGCTTTCCATGTCCATCACCGGCTTGTCGCCGTTACGCACACAGGCCAGGAAATGTTCCAGAGCTTTGCGGGAAGAGTTCTCGGTGTTGCCGCGGAAGTCGGCGATCTTGTCCGGCTCGGTGATCGGGGCCTCGCTGATGTTGAGCGACTGGCCCAGTTTGACACGGTTGAACTTATGGTCGATCCCGACCTGCTGGAGATGCCGCGTCGATTTTTCCCAGAAGATGCGGAAAGCCGGACCCATGTACTCTAGCGTGCCGTGAGTGCCGTGGATGGCCCAGCCGCTGCCCCATCGGCTGTTGGAGAGGTGGCCGCTGGCCACGCCCAGCACTCCGTCCTCCATCTCCAGGTAACCCATCAGGCTGTCGTGATGTTCGCGGCCGTCGTCGTAGACCATCAGCTTACCGTCGCACGATGCCTTAACCGGCCTGGTCCCGAGAATGTCCAGCACCATGTCGATATTGTGGGTCAGCAGCTCGGTCAGGATTCCGCCGCAATATTCCCTGTACATCCGCCAGTTGAGCACGCGCTCCCACTTGGGATCTTCGATATCCTTGCGCCAGCTCGTGTTGCGGTCGTAATGCACGTAAAACTGGGTTATTTTACCGAACGTGTTGTTCTGCACCAGTTCCTTGGCCTGCTGGAACGAATCGGACATCCTGCTCTGATACCCCACTAGATAGACCAGCTCGGGATGGCTTTCAACCGCTGCTTTAACCTGGTTCAACTGCTCGACAGTCAAGCCCATGCTTTTTTCGCTGTAGACGTGCTTGCCGGCTTCGAGGGCCGCCACGCTGCAGGGAACGTGCAGGAACAGCGGCGGCGCAACCACCACTGCGTCCACATCCTGCTGCTCGATTATCTTTTCCCAATGCTCGTGGGCGCGCACCTTTTCGTTGGCGGAATACTCGACACCCTTCTGGAGATGAGGCGGATAAACGTCGCAGACATCGGTGATCGTGATACCGGGCATTCTGGCCAGCAGGCGGATCAGGTAGCAGCCCCGGCTGCCCGTGCCGATCACGCCGACATTCAGTTGGCTGTTCATGTTCTGCGCGCTCAGTAGCGCCGGAGCCCCCAGGACGGCTATGCCGGCTGCGGCGCTGGCGGAACTCCGCTTGAGAAAATCGCGGCGGGAGAGGTTGTCCGTATGTTCTGATTTAGTCATCAATCCTCCATCCCCGTGGTCAGCTTGCCGGCCGGCATTTAGTGACCGACAGCCACTTTGATTGTTTTATCGCTGCCAAGAATTCCGGTTAGTACAGCGAAATCTTCGCCTGGCCTCCGCAGGAGATCGAAGCCATCGCTCTGGCTGGCTAAATTCATACCTCCAGCGTCAATATACAGTTCCACCGGCGCACCTTCAACCGCGCTGATTGTAAAAGCCAGTTCGCCGCCGGTGAGCTTACTGCCGACTCTGTCAGCGCCGCGGAAATAAACCAGCCGGGGATATTCGCCCCTGTCCGGAGTTACCAGGATCAGACGCGCCCGGCCCAGGGTAAGCCCGATTTTCTGTTCCCCGATTTCGGCTGGTTTCAGGGCCTCCGGCCACAGGTATCCGCCTGCGGCCAGGTCCACCGCCCGATAGCTTCCCTCGCTATCGAGACCGAGTTCGGCGGGCTGATGCAATGTCAGCGTTTCCTGACGTTCCGGCCGTTTGCCGCTGCCCGGCGAGGCGGCCCTGTCTCCGGCTGCCTGGTAGCCCATCATCAGCAGCAGGCTTCCGTCACGGGCGAACGTGGTCACGTGACTGCCGGGCTTGGCCAGCGAGATCACGTCGCGGCTGTCGAATGTTCTGAACATCCGGGCTTCGTTGGCGCCGAAAAAGCGCAGGACCTCCCAGTAGAGCCGGTTCATCCCGAGTTCGCTCTCCTGGTCCGAGGCAGCCCGCCAGTCAGCGAGGATCGACTCGTTGTTCCGGCTCTTGCGCAGCCGCAGCGAGAAACCGAACGTGGCCGCGAAATTGAGCATGTCCAGCGCGTTCTGCCTCTCCCGCCACATGATCGACGACTGCACACCCTGGCGCTTGCCGTTCCACGTACTGGCGATTGTCTCACTGCCGGCCACCAGCGGGTCGTTGTTCTCGCCCAGCAGACGCATGTCGAACCAGGCCAAGTTGGTGGAGGAAATCAGGTTGTTGGAATTGAGCAGCATGATCCCCTGGCCGTCGGTGTGACGGGCGACGGCGGCCCGCAGCCTGCGGGCGAAATCGTGGTAGCCCTCGGTGACAAACCGGCCGAGATAGGTGCCGCAGCCGTGGCGCGGGTTGTTGCAGAACCGGGTATGGAACCAGTGATCCACGTACACTCCGTCAAACTCGAAATCAGCCAGCAGCGCATCCACCTCGCGCGCCACGTGCTCTCGCCAGCCCTCGGCTCCGAAACACATCAGCGTGGTGTGGCCTGCGTATTCGATTCCCTTGGACTGCATCCATTCCGTGGCGTGCTGCTGGTAGCCGGGCGCCTCGAAATTCCAGTCGCTGAAGGTCACATAGGGGATTACTTTCATCCCGTAGCTGTGGGCCACTTTCAGAAATTCGCGGATTTTTTCGGGATAGGTGGGATGGCTGTAATCGCCGGAGAAATAGTTCGCCCCGCCGACAATTAGGTTGACGCCCACGGCCGCCCACTGGCGAACCAGTTCCTCGGCCGGCGGCGACCAGGGGTTCTTGCGGCCCCGCCAGCGGACCATCTGCACCTGGTGCGGACCGGGCCAGACAATCCGGCTGCTGTTGAGGTCTTTTCTCGGCAGCTTGGGCGGCGTGAGCTGTACGAAGAAGCTGCGGGAACGCTCCTCATCCGGATTTAGCACATAGGTCGTATTCCGGATATCGAACTCCTCCAGTTCGAAACCGTCCGCCCGACGGTAGATCTGGGTCAGAATGTCGCGCCTGCCGCGTGAGTCATGTGAGCCAAGCCGTTCGCCGCTTTCGCTCTGGACGGAACCGGTGGGAATAGTCCGGCCGTCCTCCAGCACCACCCGGCTGTCGCGGTAGCCGCTCCAGCGGTCGCCCAGGTCCTCCTTGGTGAACTCGATTCCGGTCAATGGATTGCCCAGGTGGAACAGCGGGGCGAAATGGGACTCCAGCACCGGCTCTCCGAGCGCTATCCCGCGAAGGCTCTGAGTTGGCGCGGGACGCAGGCTGATCGGCGGGGAGCCGGGATCAGGGTAGCGCGCAAGGAACTCCAGGCTCGCAGGCTCGAACGTGGTGTGCAGGAAACTGTGCCAGCGCAGCTTGACAGGCTCGGAAGTGGATAAGCCAACCGTTACTTTCATGAACCCGTCGACATCGCAGGAATAATCGACCCGCCAGCTCAGCGGGCTGGGCGAGGGACCGCCGTCCCCGCCGGTGTAGGTGCCCGAGGCGCTGACTTCCACGCGGCTGGCCGAGGAGCTTACGAGCCGGGTACTGACATTTACGCTTCCGCCTGCGTCGTAACGCCACGCACCGGTAAGCTTACCGGAGAACAAGGTGGGGCGCATCTCCATCGCTTTTTCAAAACTGTAACGGGCGCGCCCGTCTCCGCCGAGTTGAGATGCGCCCTCGTCATTTGGCGGAATCAGGCCCACGTAAGGGTTCGGGAATCCCGCGCCGTCAGCCAGGAACTCTGTCCCCAGGGCGGAGGCCGAACTCACCTGGCCGGTCGCTTTGTCGATCACGTAACGGAACGTTTCACCGCTGATCGCAATCGTTTCCCCGGTCTCCCGCACTTCCAGCGGCCGGTAGACGCCGAACACCTTGCCGTTGTAGAGCGCGTCTTCACTGGCGGCGGCTCCGCCGCCGTGCCGTGCGGACTGCTGTGTCCCGCCGCAGCCCGACAACGCCGCGGCCAGGATGATTACGATCAGTTTGCGCATGAGTGAGCTCCTCGGGAGTTTATGGTTGACCGTTCCACGGCGGTCGAATAACCGGTTTCGGCTTATTCGACCGGTTCGGCAACCACCAGCAGGCTGCCGGTGAACGCGCAGTTGATTGCAGGGTCGTGGGCGCTGACCTCCCCCAGATCGGCGCCGTTGATATAGTCGCTGACCCTGTAGGTTCTGCCCTGGAGGAGGCCGCGAATTTCAAGCGGCTTGTTCCCGGCCCAGCGCTCGGCGAAAAACGCGTAGTAAATCTTACCGTTTTTCCGGACGGCATGGGCTTCTGGTCTGTCCCAGGCCAGATCGTACAGGTTGAGGTATTCTCCGCTGCTGAGCATCCGCCTGTTGTACAGACCGAACCAGAGCTGCCATTTCTTGCGCTGGGCCTCGGAAAGAGCCGAGTAAAGCGTAGTCAACTGGGCGCCGGTGCCCACCGCGCTCTCGAACGACTCGGGCACGGACCATTCCTCCCATTCGTGAATCGGAATCTGGTAGCAGTCGCCGACACAGAACGATGGCCCGCGGAAGGCTTTCTCCACCTTGATCCGCCGTCTCATCTGGGTCAGATTCGTGGGGTCCGAGGCATTGGCCACATTATAGTATGGCATCTTGAACGGGTCGTGGGGCAGGCTGCAGATACACATTTCCACCGGCGCGCCGGGTTTGATCCGCTGCGCTGCCTGGTAGATCGCCTCGTACATCGCGCTCTGGCCGGTGAACGAATCGAGCGGAGAATCGTGGTTGTGCGCCGGGTTGAAACAGGGTGGGGCCGCGCTCAGACCGGTGGTGTCGAGATAAAGTCCGTCATAGCCCCAGTCACCCATGAATTTCTCCACCAGGCCGACCACATGGTCGACAGCCGGTTGACAGCCCGGACAGAGGTAATGGAGCTTGCGGCCGCAGCGCGGATAGCTGCCGTCCTCGTTCCGGATCAGCCAGTCGGCGTGATCCTCGTAGAGCCGGCTGTCGCGCTCGACTCCCGGCGGGTACCACCACAGGCTGGTCATGAAGCCTTTCTGTTTTATTTTCGTCACAAACTCGCGCATGTCCTTGCCGCCGCCGGGGAATTTGCCCTTATCAGGCTTAGGCTCCCAGTCCCCGTAAGTCGTAAACCACCCGTCGTCCAGCATCGCCATGCCGATCCCGAACCGCCTGATCTCGTCCAGCGCGCCGAAAATCTGTTCCCGGGTGAAATCCAGCCCGAACCCCCAGCTTTTCCAGTACGGCTTGTAACAGGCCTCGGGAGAGCCGGTCAGGATTTGCAGGCCGCGGGCGCGCAGCAGCGTGGTCCACGAGCGGATGGCGTCGTGGAAATCCAGCCGGTGAGCAATCAGCGCGCTGCGCAGGGACCTGGTGCTCTCTCCCGGCTGGAGGACCGTTTTCTGGCCGAACCGTGACTCGGGAGTCTCGGACAGCGCCGCCTCCACCAGCCCGTCGCCGCGGGTGCGCACTGGCAGCGAGGCCCAGACAGGGTGTGTCTCCGCGCTGGCGACAGCCAGGCCGCTCGACGGCGACCAGAGGTCCACCAGCGGCGACCCGCCGCCCTCGCCCAGGCCGGGCTTGTCCGGGTCGGCGCCGGTGAAATTCCGGCGGTTGAATTGCGAGTCGAGCCAAACCACCGAGTAATCGTCGCCCCAGCGGCCCGCAGCTCCCAGATACGATGCGAACTCCCAGGGAGGTCTGCCGGGATCATCCAGCCTGCGGTCGAGCAGTACGCGGCAGGAGACAAGCTCGTCGATAGAGAGCGGCTGCACGCCGTTGTTGGTATATTCCGCGCGGGCGGTTACCACTCCGGGCAGGGTATCATAGAAATCCAGCGTGAGGGTCAGCCCGATTTCGACCGGCGGGTAGAACTCCCTGCCGTGCTGGCTGGCCGCGGCGTTGATTATCAGGCTTTTGCCGCTGACCGCGCAGCCGGCCAGTTCCAGTTGTTCCACACTGTTCCAGTCCACCCGCCAGCCGTCGATATCGAACCCGCCGAGCCGGGCGACAAACGAGCTGTGACCCACTTCGCGGGTCAGGCACAGGCGGCCGGAATCGTGCATCAACCGGGGGATCAGCGCCAGACGGTCAGTCACCAGCAGACTCAGCGGGCCGGACTCGGCCACCAGGCCTGCTTCTGTCGCGGATACCTTGAGTATCATTAGTTACAGACCCTTCCTCTGGTATCGTTATGCGCTGAAGATTTCCCATCCTAATTAGCAGCAAGAGAGGAATTGGGGCAATCGAAATCCAAAAACTTAACAACCCCCTGTTTCCCCTTTTGCCGAGGGGATGTTTTTCTTGCCGCCACGTTACCGATCAGTCAAACAGTAACCGGGTTCCGCAGCCCACGAAATAGATGACCATGCCGCTGATAGCCAGCAGCGAGGCGTGCTCGCTGCCGAACCCGCCCAGCACGATCCCGGAGATGAAAACAAGCGCGCCGGCGATAATAATGCCCAGGGTGACCTTGCCCGGCAGCGAGCGGGGGATGACCGAATACCAGTCCTTACCCTCGCCCCGGTCGCTGCGGCGGATTTTTTCCACCCGCTCGGGATCGGGAGGCGGGAAAAACGGGCTGACAGTCAAAGTCAGCAGGCAGGCGCCGACGAACACAGAGAGCGTGGTCCACCAGAGGGGATCTTCCACCTGCCAGACCGCACAGAGGTAGCTGGCCGCCAGCCCGATCAACGCTCCGCCGACATAACCCGCCACAGCGCCCTGCTCGTTGATCCGGCGGCCCTTGAGACCGAAAATGATCGCCACCACGAAGATGGGCGTGTCGAACACGGAGATAAGGGAGAGGAAGTTGTCGACAATACTGCGGCCCGATGCCTTGGCGGCGATCGCGAATATCACCATCAGCACGGTCATCAGGACGGTCATGTAGCGGCTGAACTTCAGGCGCTGCTCGCCGGTCGGCTCTGTGCGGCGGAGGCGCTGCCAGACGTCCTTGGCCAGCACGGTGGCCCCGGCGTTAAGCTCCGCGTCGATAGTTGAGAGCTGGCTGGCCAGCAGTCCGACGATAAAAATTCCCAGCAGGCCCAGCGGAATCCGGCTGACATAGAGCTGGGTCATGATCGAGTCGGCGTCGAACGCGCCCGGATCGGCCACCAGCAGCGGAGCGGCCAGACCGGCGAAAAAGTGGAACGGGTTGACCGGAGTGAGGATAATCCCCACCAGCACCATCGCCACTACCAGCGTTTTGACATTCTTGCTGCCGAACGAGCGCTGGATCATCCCCTGGTCGCAGCAGAAAGCCACGATGCCCAGGAACAGGATGGCGACAATGAACTTGTAGCCGAACTTACCGCCTGCGGGGACGAAATTGAGCGCCTCAGCCGGGACTTTTTCGATAATCCCCGGCAGCCAGCCGGCCTCGCCGGCCACGAACCAGTAGCCGATCAGCGTGGCGATCAGGATCAGGATGAACTGGGCCGCGTCGGCGAAGATGACGCTGATCATCCCGCCCTCGTAGGTGTAGATACCCACCACGACGGTGAAGATGATTATCCACCAGTAGAAGCCGATTGCGGGTACAACCACGGAGCCTGCCAGGGCGGTGAGGTACATCATCAGGCCCAGCTTGCCTGCGCTCTTGAGCGAGTACATCCCGGCGGTAATCGAGTGGGCTCGGGGGCCGTAGCGCAGGCCC harbors:
- a CDS encoding PorV/PorQ family protein — encoded protein: MTAMELKPRSRYGGNRMLIKKATRVLIAACVFLTFVTGAVLAQGVSRQDYTGLDKYIPQGRPDNASFTGVRAAEFLTIPIGARGIAMGSAYSAIADDITAIWWNPAGLGFLQNSEVMMTLVDYTLDITYSYGAFATPVADGRVVIGAFFGYLDVPDMEITTVSRPDGTGQFFNAYDFQMGGSVALNLSDRFTAGVNMKFIHQDVYSNTGGGAMAWDVGAIYHTELADKEIKFAVSIQNLGTNIKMAGSNLTRFIGPEDRGGLSPDGYTDYSTDKLAISRRNDREADLRTHTYRLPTSVKIALGYNLVTTENANWLATAEIWRPNNIPMTYAAGTEVSFAFNPVISAALRAGWKIQNDEYTEGQDEFGYSYFGDDPTFRGLSFGGGIKRTFGSRFVEFSYAYRNKGRLSADNFFTVSFGF
- a CDS encoding sodium:solute symporter family protein, encoding MLGTFDIAIIFIWLAFMLGLGRYLSRSVAHTDDFYLANRQMPVVLVVCSMAACNLGMYNFISEAGQAAYEGVSIIWHEWTGNMAFAFCGLFIMPGFRRLRLTTIPEFMGLRYGPRAHSITAGMYSLKSAGKLGLMMYLTALAGSVVVPAIGFYWWIIIFTVVVGIYTYEGGMISVIFADAAQFILILIATLIGYWFVAGEAGWLPGIIEKVPAEALNFVPAGGKFGYKFIVAILFLGIVAFCCDQGMIQRSFGSKNVKTLVVAMVLVGIILTPVNPFHFFAGLAAPLLVADPGAFDADSIMTQLYVSRIPLGLLGIFIVGLLASQLSTIDAELNAGATVLAKDVWQRLRRTEPTGEQRLKFSRYMTVLMTVLMVIFAIAAKASGRSIVDNFLSLISVFDTPIFVVAIIFGLKGRRINEQGAVAGYVGGALIGLAASYLCAVWQVEDPLWWTTLSVFVGACLLTLTVSPFFPPPDPERVEKIRRSDRGEGKDWYSVIPRSLPGKVTLGIIIAGALVFISGIVLGGFGSEHASLLAISGMVIYFVGCGTRLLFD
- a CDS encoding Gfo/Idh/MocA family oxidoreductase, whose amino-acid sequence is MTKSEHTDNLSRRDFLKRSSASAAAGIAVLGAPALLSAQNMNSQLNVGVIGTGSRGCYLIRLLARMPGITITDVCDVYPPHLQKGVEYSANEKVRAHEHWEKIIEQQDVDAVVVAPPLFLHVPCSVAALEAGKHVYSEKSMGLTVEQLNQVKAAVESHPELVYLVGYQSRMSDSFQQAKELVQNNTFGKITQFYVHYDRNTSWRKDIEDPKWERVLNWRMYREYCGGILTELLTHNIDMVLDILGTRPVKASCDGKLMVYDDGREHHDSLMGYLEMEDGVLGVASGHLSNSRWGSGWAIHGTHGTLEYMGPAFRIFWEKSTRHLQQVGIDHKFNRVKLGQSLNISEAPITEPDKIADFRGNTENSSRKALEHFLACVRNGDKPVMDMESTRLTSLAALMLYNSSLEGGRQVTMDEVLG